From the Pseudomonadota bacterium genome, one window contains:
- a CDS encoding CDP-archaeol synthase encodes MLLKRIISALILIPLAVAVVLLGSWWFAGAILIISAMMLYEWFGVTGAKALWAATAALIAIWVAIAAHGSVALSIYLLIMGSIGSAFICLVRGGEEVAKWVAIGLAYISIPMVALIWLIETPNGSWVVLWLLVVVWVTDIAAYTAGRLIGGPKLAPAISPGKTWAGALGGLIGAVVVAVFATPYMLAMESTDAVLLAAALSVVAQCGDLAESWFKRRFDKKDSGTLIPGHGGVMDRVDGLVAAAPVLAIVIAFSPSLVAAAGAP; translated from the coding sequence GTGCTCCTCAAACGCATCATCTCTGCCCTGATTCTGATTCCGTTGGCCGTGGCCGTCGTGCTGTTGGGCAGTTGGTGGTTCGCCGGCGCGATTTTGATCATCAGCGCGATGATGCTCTACGAATGGTTCGGTGTGACCGGCGCCAAGGCCCTGTGGGCGGCCACGGCGGCGCTCATCGCGATCTGGGTTGCCATTGCTGCCCATGGCAGCGTCGCCCTGTCGATCTACCTGTTGATCATGGGATCCATTGGCAGCGCGTTCATCTGCCTGGTGCGCGGTGGTGAAGAGGTGGCCAAGTGGGTGGCCATAGGCCTGGCCTACATCTCGATTCCCATGGTGGCGCTTATCTGGTTGATCGAAACGCCAAACGGAAGCTGGGTGGTGCTTTGGCTTCTTGTCGTCGTTTGGGTGACGGATATCGCGGCCTATACAGCGGGCCGGTTGATCGGTGGGCCTAAGCTCGCGCCGGCGATCAGCCCCGGCAAGACTTGGGCCGGCGCGCTTGGCGGCTTGATTGGCGCCGTCGTCGTCGCGGTCTTCGCGACGCCCTACATGCTGGCCATGGAGAGCACGGACGCCGTGCTGCTGGCCGCTGCGCTGTCGGTCGTCGCGCAGTGTGGCGACCTGGCGGAGTCATGGTTCAAGCGCCGGTTCGACAAGAAAGACTCCGGCACGCTGATTCCTGGCCACGGCGGTGTCATGGATCGTGTCGACGGACTGGTCGCCGCGGCGCCGGTCCTGGCCATCGTTATCGCGTTCAGCCCAAGTTTGGTCGCCGCTGCGGGGGCGCCATGA